The nucleotide window CCCACAGGGGATTTGTGGTGTCAGGCCGTGAGGGAATAGACCAGCGCGGTAATCGCCACCAACCCCACCGATACCACGAAGACATTCGAGGCCTGGCCACGATAGCGGGCCATGGCCGGGACTTTGCGGATGGCGTACATCGGCATCAGGAACAGGATGGCCGCGATCACCGGGCCGCCCAGGGTTTCGATCATGCCGAGGATGCTCGGGTTGAGCGTGGCGACGATCCAGCACACCAGCAACATGAACGCCGCCGTCAGGCGGTCCAGGGTCTTGGCTGCCGGGCGATGGCCGCTCTTGGCGATCAGCCCCTTGAGGCCTTCACTGGCGCCGATGTAGTGCCCCAGGAACGACTTGGAAATCGCCACGAAGGCAATCAACGGCGCTGCAAACGCGATGGTCGGGTTGCTGAAATGGTTGGCCAGGTACGACAGGATCGACAGGTTCTGCGCCTTCGCTTCGGCCAGTTGCGCCGGCGACAGGGTCAGCACGCAGCTGAACACGAAAAACAGCACCATCACCACCATCAGCACATGGGCGCGGGACAGGATCTGCGCGCTGCGCTCCTCGGCGCCGTCCCCGTGGCGGCGTTTCTGGTCCACAGCGAATGCCGAGATGATAGGCGAGTGGTTGAAAGAGAACACCATCACCGGAATCGCCAGCCACAGGGTATGCAGCAGCGCCGAAGGGGTCGGCAGCGTGGACGCGGTGCTCAGGATGCCACCGTTCCAGTGCGGGATCAGGAACACCGCCAGGAACAGCAGCGCAACGATGAACGGGTAGACCATCAGGCTCATCGCCTTGACGATGGCCTGCTCGCCA belongs to Pseudomonas sp. B21-028 and includes:
- a CDS encoding serine/threonine transporter yields the protein MNDQANSVEERFESTAPATLSQWSRQDTTWMLGLFGTAIGAGTLFLPINAGLGGFWPLLILALLAFPMTFYAHRGLTRFVLSGRDGADITEVVEEHFGIKAGALITLLYFFAIFPILLIYSVALTNTVGSFLEHQLHIQPPSRAVLSLVLILGLLAVVRCGEQAIVKAMSLMVYPFIVALLFLAVFLIPHWNGGILSTASTLPTPSALLHTLWLAIPVMVFSFNHSPIISAFAVDQKRRHGDGAEERSAQILSRAHVLMVVMVLFFVFSCVLTLSPAQLAEAKAQNLSILSYLANHFSNPTIAFAAPLIAFVAISKSFLGHYIGASEGLKGLIAKSGHRPAAKTLDRLTAAFMLLVCWIVATLNPSILGMIETLGGPVIAAILFLMPMYAIRKVPAMARYRGQASNVFVVSVGLVAITALVYSLTA